In Deltaproteobacteria bacterium, the DNA window GTGGCGGCGAAGACCGAGACCGAATCGCCTACCGCTTCCAGGCACAGCGCCTCGATGCTCGCCTGCAGGCGGTCCGGGAGCCCGTTGCGCAGGATCTCCCAGGTGCGCCCGCCGTCCATGCTGCGCGAGATGCGCGCGCCGGCGGAGTGGGTCCTTCGCCACTGGCCCGGGTTGTACTGCGCCGCGCTCAGGAACATCATGTCGGGATTCAGCGGGTTGAGCACGCATCCGTCCGGATAATCGCCGTTCTCGCACGGCCGCACGAGCCGCTCTTCGAAGTTCTTTCCGCCGTCGTCCGAGACGTACAGACCACGTCCGGTGACCTCGTACAAACGATCGGAGTCCTGCGGGTGGATCACCAGCCTGTGGGCGTCCTCGTAGATCCCGAGAAGCTCCTCGAAGGACTCGCCGCGGTCCCGGCTCCTGAGGAGGCCCCCCACCTCCACGCTCACGTAGACGGTGTCGGGGTCATGCGGGTCGAAGTTGATGTGCTTGGCGTGGGCGATGTGCGGCGGCACCGGGAACTTCCAGTTGGGCACGCTGGGGACCGACCGCAGCGCCGGCAGCTCGGTCCAGTGCTCGCCCAGGTCGTCGCTGCAGAACAGGTGCGCGGGCTCGGTGCCGGCGTAAAGCCGGGTGCGGCCGTTGCTGCGGGACGAATTGATGCTGTAGACGTCCAGCTCGGTGAGCCCGTTCTCGCGCGCCTCCCAGGTGGCGCCGTGGTCGCCGCTCACATGCAGCCCGGCGTGAAACGCCCCGACGAAGAACATGCCGCTCTCCGGCTCCTGGTGAATCGCGCTGATGTGCTTGTCCTCCAGCATGTGGCGGGCGACGCGCCAGCCCGCGCCGGAGTCGCGCTCCAGGACCGCGATGCCTTTGCGCGTCCCCACCCACAGTTCGTCGGAGCGGGAGGGGGACGAATACATGGTCGTTCCGCCGTGGGACAGTGCGATGGACATGGCTGTGCCTCCTTCGAGAAACGGTTCCCGGTCGCGCCCTGACAGACGGTCGTTGACGGGCGCGGAAACCCCGCAGGTGAAAGCGAAACCGACGCGTGATACCGTCCGTCTATGCAAGGCGGTACACCTTCGCTATGGTGGTGTCAAGCTTTGCCGGACGGAGCCGGCAGGCGGGAGAGCAGGCTGTGTCAATACTCCGCTCGGCTACGCCATGGCACTGAAC includes these proteins:
- a CDS encoding glycosyl hydrolase, coding for MSIALSHGGTTMYSSPSRSDELWVGTRKGIAVLERDSGAGWRVARHMLEDKHISAIHQEPESGMFFVGAFHAGLHVSGDHGATWEARENGLTELDVYSINSSRSNGRTRLYAGTEPAHLFCSDDLGEHWTELPALRSVPSVPNWKFPVPPHIAHAKHINFDPHDPDTVYVSVEVGGLLRSRDRGESFEELLGIYEDAHRLVIHPQDSDRLYEVTGRGLYVSDDGGKNFEERLVRPCENGDYPDGCVLNPLNPDMMFLSAAQYNPGQWRRTHSAGARISRSMDGGRTWEILRNGLPDRLQASIEALCLEAVGDSVSVFAATTSGEVYGSDDAGESWSVIAGGLAPISKDFHYRDLQAA